The following proteins are encoded in a genomic region of Triticum dicoccoides isolate Atlit2015 ecotype Zavitan chromosome 1B, WEW_v2.0, whole genome shotgun sequence:
- the LOC119350111 gene encoding amino acid transporter AVT1I-like, whose amino-acid sequence MDTGSAAPLLHAHGGLQAGRDPAAAHDHVGQCSPEASGGATFLRTCFNGLNALSGAGLLSIPYALAEGGWLSLVLLLVVAMVCCYTGQLLQTCMGASADVRGYPDIGALAFGVKGRFAVSAFMYAELYLVPIGFLIMEGDNLDKLFPGTSLSLGAGLLFSGKHLFIVLASIMILPTTWLRNLGVLAYVSASGVLASVVLVFCVLWAAVVDGVGFQGKGTMLNVSGLPTALGLYTFCYCGHAIFPTLCNSMKKKDKFSNVLVVCFVACTLNYGSMAILGYLMYGDDVESQVTLNLPEGKLSSKLAIYTALINPFSKYALMVTPVVTAIEEKLLTGNKRFVSMLIRTFIVISTVIIALTVPFFGHLMALVGSLLSVVASMLLPCICYLKIFGTARCSRPEVAVIVMIIILGSLVAACGTYSSLQKIIHEF is encoded by the exons ATGGACACCGGCAGTGCGGCGCCCCTCCTCCACGCGCACGGTGGCCTGCAGGCGGGCAGGGACCCTGCAGCGGCCCATGACCACGTGGGGCAGTGCTCGCCGGAGGCCTCCGGCGGGGCGACATTCCTGCGAACCTGCTTCAATGGCCTCAACGCCCTCTCCG GTGCCGGGCTGCTGTCTATCCCGTACGCGCTGGCGGAGGGCGGGTGGCTGAGCCTGGTTCTGCTTCTCGTCGTCGCCATGGTCTGCTGCTACACTGGCCAGCTCCTGCAGACGTGCATGGGAGCGTCAGCGGACGTGCGCGGCTACCCAGACATCGGTGCGCTCGCGTTTGGGGTCAAAGGCCGGTTCGCCGTGTCGGCGTTCATGTACGCGGAGCTCTACCTTGTTCCCATCGGGTTCTTGATAATGGAGGGGGACAACCTGGACAAGCTATTCCCAGGCACCAGCCTCAGCCTCGGCGCCGGGCTCCTGTTCTCGGGCAAGCACTTGTTCATCGTGCTCGCATCCATCATGATCTTGCCCACGACGTGGCTGAGGAACCTGGGCGTGCTCGCCTACGTGTCAGCCAGCGGCGTGCTCGCATCGGTTGTACTGGTTTTCTGCGTGCTATGGGCCGCGGTGGTCGACGGCGTCGGGTTTCAGGGGAAAGGGACCATGCTGAATGTCAGTGGCCTGCCTACTGCTCTGGGTCTCTACACTTTCTGCTACTGCGGCCATGCCATATTCCCAACATTGTGCAATTCCATGAAGAAAAAGGACAAGTTCTCTAAT GTACTAGTCGTATGCTTCGTCGCATGTACCCTCAACTATGGATCAATGGCCATACTCGGCTACCTCATGTACGGCGACGACGTTGAATCTCAGGTGACCCTGAACCTCCCAGAAGGCAAGCTCAGTTCGAAGCTAGCAATCTACACGGCGCTAATCAACCCATTCTCAAAGTACGCTCTGATGGTGACTCCTGTCGTGACAGCGATCGAAGAGAAGCTGCTTACCGGCAATAAGAGGTTCGTCAGCATGCTGATCAGAACCTTCATTGTCATCAGCACGGTCATCATAGCCCTCACAGTCCCCTTCTTCGGCCACCTCATGGCGCTCGTCGGCTCGCTGCTCAGCGTCGTCGCTTCGATGCTGCTCCCATGCATCTGCTACCTCAAAATCTTTGGCACGGCAAGGTGCAGCAGGCCTGAGGTTGCGGTGATCGTCATGATTATCATTCTTGGTTCCTTGGTTGCTGCATGTGGGACATACTCTTCCTTGCAGAAGATTATTCATGAGTTCTGA